One Branchiostoma floridae strain S238N-H82 chromosome 15, Bfl_VNyyK, whole genome shotgun sequence DNA window includes the following coding sequences:
- the LOC118432173 gene encoding cholecystokinin receptor-like: MKAKSICTLGRTRKIMAGVWIMALILSSPILYGQTVRGYPISAEVTVYHCQPSWPSVVYHQVYIVYGALVIFLLPFIVMVYTYGRICRTLWVSNKMLDVMTQGQVGHHPPTHCRLQPPPMGLVVRVKGSTTHSSSSYRDGAVVFSNDNGSSSPWQRPKPTFMPPRTRARIVNRNLETFREQQGRKQLIKMLIVVIALFAVCWVPILLLNVLKAFDVVNTYTPEVYYMSIAFQLMGYLNSCVNPICYAFMSKNFRQVYLRAIGWPCDAFQKMSSCASSSGSRRTMATKMTFFSESHFSHNRDQGNRIQMESTL; the protein is encoded by the exons ATGAAGGCGAAATCGATCTGCACCCTCGGACGGACCCGGAAGATCATGGCTGGTGTTTGGATCATGGCACTCATTCTGTCATCACCGATACTGTATGGCCAG acagTTCGTGGCTACCCGATCTCTGCAGAGGTTACGGTGTACCACTGTCAGCCATCTTGGCCATCCGTTGTATACCACCAGGTTTACATCGTCTACGGAGCGCTCGTCATCTTCCTCCTACCCTTCATCGTAATG GTGTACACGTACGGCCGGATCTGCCGGACCCTGTGGGTCAGCAACAAGATGCTGGACGTGATGACGCAGGGCCAGGTCGGACATCACCCACCCACACATTGTCGCCT ACAACCACCTCCGATGGGACTCGTGGTTCGCGTCAAGGGTAGCACCACCCACTCCTCCAGCAGCTACAGGGACGGAGCCGTCGTCTTTTCAAATGATAACGGTTcctcgtcgccatggcaacgaccAAAGCCCACCTTCATGCCACCTCGCACCCGTGCCCGAATCGTGAATAGAAACCTGGAGACCTTCCGGGAGCAACAGGGCAGAAAACAG CTGATAAAGATGCTGATAGTGGTCATCGCACTGTTTGCCGTTTGCTGGGTGCCCATCTTACTTCTTAACGTGCTAAAGGCCTTTGATGTGGTGAACACGTACACGCCTGAGGTCTACTACATGAGCATCGCGTTCCAGTTGATGGGATACCTCAACAGCTGTGTCAATCCTATATGCTACGCCTTCATGTCCAAGAACTTTCGCCAG GTGTACCTCCGCGCCATAGGCTGGCCTTGTGACGCTTTCCAGAAGATGTCGTCCTGTGCGAGCAGCAGCGGCAGTAGGAGAACCATGGCGACTAAGATGACGTTCTTCTCCGAGTCTCACTTCTCACATAACCGAGACCAGGGCAATCGCATTCAGATGGAGTCAACTTTGTGA